Proteins encoded together in one Quercus lobata isolate SW786 chromosome 3, ValleyOak3.0 Primary Assembly, whole genome shotgun sequence window:
- the LOC115982606 gene encoding receptor-like protein EIX2: MGASFATLHVLFLIWFFPIAFSLSLFFFKAESNSNVSCNEKDKQALLTLKRAFTDHEHVLSSWSDHKDCCLWDRVFCDKKIGRVSELHLNHSRLGGEISGSLLQLEHLNYLDLSYNDFNCTRIPIFLGSMFSLTHLDLSRANFSGLIPHQLGNLSSLRYLSLRNNSDLYVDNLHWMSGLSAIQYLNLGYSDLHREVDWLQIMSKFPSLSELDLYNCQLDSLNPSLGFVNFTSLQVLDLSKNHFNHEIPNWFSNLSTSLLRLDLYNSSLKGNILPSIFNLEKLEYLDLGLNSLNGPIPSSFGNLSRMRVLLLDHNQLNGTIPKSLGLLSRLENLYVGKNSLTGIVDEGHFRKLSKLKELDMSEAGLSFNVNSNWVPPFQLEYAYISSIKIGPNFPSWLQSQRFLSVLEMSMSGISGKVPGWFWNWTSNITVINLSNNRIECDVSDIFLSHTVKELNIANNSFYGPISTFLCQKKIRKNKLEVLDTSNNLLSGELSHCWKYWQSLIHLNLGSNNLVGRIPYSMGALVNLQSLCLQNNSIYGDIPSSLKKCLNLRLIDIGDNHLSIIPLWIGEMTNLLVLRLRSSEIKGYIPQQICQLSSLRVLDLANNSLSGSIPNCLKNISAMALPDSYDNSFSYFVSFIYWNMQASYVENVQLGPKGKEMEYKENLKLVRLIDLSSNNLSGSIPTEISNLSKLRFLNLSRNHLMGEIPEKIGSMKDLESVDLSRNHLSGKIPPSMSNLTFLSLLDLSYNNLSGRIPSSTQLQSFDALRYIGNPQLCGDPLPKSCTIEEQSLNRSPIGSVEDDSKNSSFYISMGVGFTTGFWAICGALFFIRTWRDAYFRFVDEIKDWIYETTMRKMNLL, translated from the coding sequence ATGGGTGCCTCTTTTGCAACTCTTCATGTGCTTTTCTTAATATGGTTCTTTCCCATTGCCTTCAGTTTaagcctcttcttcttcaaagcaGAGTCAAACTCAAATGTCTCTTGCAATGAAAAAGACAAGCAAGCCCTTCTAACTCTCAAACGTGCTTTCACTGATCATGAGCACGTCCTCTCATCCTGGTCTGACCATAAAGATTGCTGTCTATGGGACAGAGTTTTCTGTGACAAGAAAATTGGCCGAGTCTCTGAGCTCCACCTCAATCATTCGAGGTTAGGTGGTGAGATTAGTGGTTCGTTGCTTCAATTAGAGCATTTGAATTACTTGGATTTGAGTTACAATGACTTTAATTGTACTCGTATTCCAATTTTCCTTGGTTCAATGTTCAGTCTCACACATCTTGACCTCTCAAGAGCTAACTTCAGTGGACTCATTCCTCATCAGCTTGGGAACCTTTCAAGCCTTCGCTATCTGTCTCTTAGAAATAATTCTGACCTCTATGTAGATAACCTTCATTGGATGTCTGGTCTCTCTGCCATTCAATACCTTAACCTCGGCTACTCTGACCTTCATAGAGAAGTTGATTGGCTTCAAATAATGAGTAAGTTCCCATCTCTTTCGGAGCTAGACTTGTATAATTGTCAGCTTGATAGCCTGAATCCATCTCTTGGATTTGTCAATTTCACGTCTCTTCAAGTCCTTGATCTTTCTAAAAATCATTTCAATCATGAGATACCTAATTGGTTCTCTAATCTCAGTACAAGCCTCTTAAGGCTTGACCTGTACAACAGTTCTTTGAAAGGCAATATACTGCCTAGCATTTTCAATTTAGAGAAATTAGAATATCTTGATCTTGGACTTAATTCTTTAAATGGTCCTATACCTTCTTCCTTTGGGAATTTATCTCGTATGAGAGTATTATTACTAGACCACAATCAATTGAATGGCACCATTCCAAAGAGTCTTGGGCTTCTCTCTAGGTTAGAGAATTTGTATGTCGGAAAAAATTCTTTAACAGGTATAGTAGATGAAGGGCATTTCAGAAAACTCTCAAAATTAAAGGAACTTGATATGTCTGAAGCAGGTTTGTCCTTTAATGTCAATTCCAATTGGGTTCCCCCCTTCCAACTAGAATATGCCTACATCAGCTCAATTAAGATAGGTCCTAATTTTCCTTCATGGCTACAATCACAAAGATTCCTCAGTGTTTTAGAGATGTCCATGTCAGGAATTTCAGGCAAAGTTCCGGGTTGGTTCTGGAATTGGACTTCAAACATTACAGTTATCAATCTCTCTAACAACCGCATAGAATGTGATGTATCAGACATTTTTTTGAGTCATACTGTCAAAGAGCTCAATATAGCTAACAACTCATTTTATGGACCCATTTCTACTTTCTTatgccaaaagaaaattagaaagaatAAATTAGAGGTTTTAGACACATCAAACAATCTCTTATCAGGAGAACTTTCTCACTGCTGGAAGTATTGGCAGTCTTTGATCCATCTTAACTTAGGTAGCAATAATCTAGTAGGTAGAATTCCCTACTCCATGGGGGCTTTAGTTAACCTCCAATCATTGTGTTTACAAAATAATAGCATCTATGGAGATATTCCTTCATCGTTGAAAAAGTGCTTAAATTTGAGGCTCATTGATATAGGTGATAATCATTTGTCCATCATACCACTATGGATTGGAGAAATGACAAATCTTTTAGTTCTCCGTCTAAGATCAAGTGAAATCAAGGGTTATATACCTCAACAAATATGCCAACTATCTTCTCTTAGAGTATTGGATCTTGCCAATAATAGCCTATCAGGATCCATACCAAACTGCTTGAAAAATATTAGCGCCATGGCATTACCAGATTCCTATGataattcattttcttattttgtgtcCTTTATATATTGGAATATGCAAGCATCCTATGTTGAGAATGTTCAGTTAGGTCCCAAAGGGAAAGAAATGGAATACAAAGAGAACCTTAAATTAGTTAGGCTCATTGACCTTTCAAGTAACAACTTGTCTGGATCAATCCCTACAGAAATTTCAAATCTTTCCAAGTTACGTTTTTTGAATTTGTCTCGAAATCATTTGATGGGAGAGATACCAGAAAAAATTGGGAGTATGAAAGATTTAGAGTCAGTTGATCTCTCACGAAATCATTTATCAGGTAAAATTCCTCCAAGCATGTCTAATTTGACATTTCTTAGTCTCTTGGACTTGTCATACAACAACCTCTCGGGTAGAATTCCTTCAAGCACCCAGCTTCAATCATTTGATGCCCTTAGGTACATTGGAAATCCTCAGTTATGTGGTGATCCTCTTCCAAAAAGTTGCACAATTGAGGAACAATCATTGAATAGATCACCAATTGGCAGTGTTGAAGATGATTCTAAAAACTCCAGCTTCTACATTAGTATGGGAGTTGGATTCACAACTGGCTTTTGGGCAATTTGTGGAGCTCTCTTCTTTATTAGGACTTGGAGGGAtgcttattttagatttgtagATGAAATAAAGGATTGGATTTATGAGACTACAATGAGGAAGatgaatttattgtaa